In Arthrobacter sp. SLBN-112, a genomic segment contains:
- the sdhC gene encoding succinate dehydrogenase, cytochrome b556 subunit: MPTKPAGTLYRGREGMWSWVGHRITGVVIFFFLLVHVLDTSLVRVSPEAYTAVIGAYKNPLMALGETGLVAAIVFHAFNGLRIIAVDFWKKGAKYQRQMLWAVLALWIVTMLAFSIRHLSLALGGH, encoded by the coding sequence GTGCCGACAAAACCAGCTGGCACCTTGTACCGCGGCCGTGAAGGCATGTGGTCCTGGGTAGGACACCGCATTACCGGTGTAGTGATCTTTTTCTTCTTGTTGGTCCACGTCCTGGACACCTCCTTGGTGCGTGTGTCGCCGGAGGCCTACACCGCAGTGATCGGCGCCTACAAGAACCCGCTGATGGCGCTGGGCGAGACCGGCCTTGTCGCCGCGATCGTGTTCCACGCCTTCAACGGGCTGCGGATCATTGCGGTCGACTTCTGGAAGAAGGGCGCCAAGTACCAGCGGCAGATGCTGTGGGCAGTCCTGGCTCTCTGGATCGTGACCATGCTTGCGTTCTCCATCCGCCACCTGTCCCTCGCCCTCGGAGGTCACTAA
- a CDS encoding succinate dehydrogenase hydrophobic membrane anchor subunit, giving the protein MTATIESPRSGRVAPQYRRSGGSRGNFEMIAWLFMRLSGVVLVVLIFGHLFVNLMVGEGIHAIDFGFVAGKWADPFWQFWDLAMLWLAMLHGTNGVRTIINDYAEKTGTRRWLKTVLYAAAVVIILLGTLVIFTFNPCPVVDGVALPGGFCPA; this is encoded by the coding sequence ATGACTGCAACGATCGAGAGCCCCCGCAGCGGTCGGGTAGCTCCCCAATACCGCCGGAGCGGCGGTTCGCGCGGCAACTTCGAGATGATCGCCTGGCTGTTCATGCGCCTTTCCGGCGTGGTGCTGGTGGTCCTCATCTTCGGGCACCTGTTCGTTAACCTCATGGTCGGCGAAGGCATCCACGCCATCGACTTCGGTTTCGTGGCCGGCAAGTGGGCGGATCCGTTCTGGCAGTTCTGGGACCTGGCGATGCTGTGGCTGGCAATGCTGCACGGCACCAACGGTGTGCGGACCATCATTAACGACTACGCCGAAAAGACGGGGACCCGCCGCTGGCTGAAGACCGTCCTGTACGCGGCCGCCGTCGTCATCATCCTCCTGGGCACCTTGGTGATCTTCACCTTCAACCCGTGCCCCGTGGTGGACGGCGTTGCGCTTCCGGGCGGATTCTGCCCTGCCTAG
- a CDS encoding 2'-5' RNA ligase family protein yields MSSRNATARGGACSAGEAERTLGNRYEDQSGQDAVAEDDAVRTEDVSVGVILGFPAEIASELQQWRASFGDPMAGVIPAHITLITTTPTQDWEATRRHVREVARCQRPFMVTIAGTGTFRPVSPVVFIKVEDGFEHCVDLHRKLQQGPLHRELPFAYHPHVTIAHDVAPESLDEAETALKNYKATFPVVSMGLYEHDADGIWQLREELDFGTETNNDAGTPFTDAAADTATDAG; encoded by the coding sequence ATGTCTTCGAGAAACGCTACCGCCAGGGGAGGCGCGTGCTCCGCCGGCGAGGCGGAGCGGACCCTGGGTAACCGTTACGAAGACCAGTCGGGCCAGGATGCAGTGGCGGAGGACGACGCCGTCCGCACCGAAGACGTCAGCGTGGGCGTCATCCTGGGTTTCCCGGCCGAGATTGCCTCGGAGCTGCAGCAGTGGCGGGCGTCGTTCGGGGACCCGATGGCGGGAGTGATACCGGCACACATCACGCTGATCACCACCACGCCCACCCAGGACTGGGAGGCAACCCGCCGGCACGTCCGCGAGGTTGCCCGGTGCCAGAGGCCATTCATGGTCACTATCGCCGGGACGGGCACCTTCCGCCCGGTCTCTCCTGTTGTCTTCATCAAGGTCGAGGACGGGTTCGAGCACTGCGTGGATCTGCACCGCAAACTGCAGCAGGGTCCCCTGCACCGTGAGCTGCCCTTCGCCTACCATCCCCACGTCACGATTGCCCACGACGTCGCCCCGGAAAGCCTGGACGAGGCCGAAACGGCACTGAAGAACTATAAGGCAACCTTCCCCGTGGTTAGCATGGGACTCTATGAGCATGATGCCGACGGCATCTGGCAGCTACGGGAAGAGCTGGATTTTGGGACCGAAACTAACAACGACGCCGGCACCCCCTTCACGGACGCCGCCGCGGACACCGCAACGGACGCCGGCTGA
- a CDS encoding exodeoxyribonuclease III, with translation MSSALKKDHLRIASVNVNGLRAAYKNGMAAWLEPREVDILCLQEVRAPDAIVRQLLGDDWHILHAEAEAKGRAGVAIASRQEPLATRNGIGDDYFATAGRWVEADFRFPDAAGNPVQLTVASAYVHSGEVGTPKQDDKFRFLDAMSTRLPELTKHSDHALVVGDLNVAHTPFDIRNAKGNVKKAGFLPAEREYFDRFLGEEIGWHDVHRNVAGEMHGPYTWWSQRGKAFDNDTGWRIDYHLATPGLAAGALSAVVDRAASWDTRFSDHAPLVVDYQL, from the coding sequence GTGAGCTCGGCATTGAAGAAGGACCACCTTCGCATCGCATCCGTCAACGTGAACGGCCTCCGGGCTGCCTACAAAAACGGCATGGCCGCGTGGCTTGAGCCGCGGGAAGTGGACATTCTCTGCCTGCAGGAGGTGCGCGCCCCTGACGCGATCGTCCGGCAGCTGCTCGGGGATGACTGGCATATCCTGCACGCCGAGGCGGAAGCAAAGGGCCGTGCCGGCGTCGCCATTGCGTCCCGCCAGGAGCCCCTGGCCACCAGGAACGGCATTGGCGACGACTACTTTGCCACGGCCGGCCGCTGGGTTGAGGCCGACTTCCGTTTCCCGGACGCCGCCGGCAACCCTGTCCAACTCACGGTAGCCAGTGCGTATGTGCACTCGGGCGAGGTGGGGACGCCAAAGCAGGACGACAAGTTCCGTTTCCTCGATGCCATGAGCACCCGGCTCCCGGAGCTGACCAAGCACAGCGATCATGCCCTGGTGGTGGGAGACCTGAACGTCGCCCACACTCCGTTCGATATCCGCAACGCCAAGGGCAACGTGAAGAAGGCCGGTTTCCTGCCGGCGGAACGCGAATACTTCGATCGCTTCCTGGGTGAGGAGATCGGCTGGCACGACGTCCACCGCAACGTGGCCGGCGAGATGCACGGGCCCTACACCTGGTGGTCCCAGCGCGGAAAAGCCTTCGACAACGACACCGGCTGGCGCATCGACTACCACTTGGCCACCCCCGGGCTGGCGGCCGGCGCCCTGTCCGCCGTCGTTGACCGCGCAGCCTCCTGGGACACCCGCTTCTCCGATCACGCACCGCTGGTAGTGGACTACCAGCTCTAA
- a CDS encoding mannose-1-phosphate guanylyltransferase, translated as MSTDKVTSPASPLDRFIAVIPAGGVGTRLWPLSRAAAPKFLHDLTGSGSTLLRATYDRLHPLAGRRVLVVTGKAHREAVCRQLPEVQDADLILESEPKDSAAAIGLAAAILHERDPDTIMGSFAADQVISPDHLFQEAVREAIHTAAAGKIVTIGIKPTHPSTGFGYIRSGKSLHIDGAPSAHDVVEFVEKPDEVVAQQYVDSGDYVWNAGMFVAPVALMLKHLEANQPELFKGLQEIARAWDTPERDEVTARIWPTLPKIAIDYAVAEPAAEAGDVAVVPGTFRWDDVGDFASVGRLNSAKEVDDVTVLGEGARVFTENSSGVVVTDTKRVIALIGIQDVVIVDTPDALLVTTMANSQRVKAAVDALKASGDTDVL; from the coding sequence ATGAGTACAGACAAAGTGACAAGCCCGGCCTCACCCCTTGACCGCTTCATTGCGGTGATTCCGGCAGGCGGAGTGGGGACCCGCCTCTGGCCCCTGTCACGAGCAGCAGCTCCCAAGTTCCTTCACGATCTCACCGGATCGGGCAGCACCTTGTTGCGCGCCACCTACGACCGGCTGCATCCGCTTGCGGGCCGCCGGGTGCTGGTGGTCACGGGCAAGGCGCACCGCGAAGCCGTGTGCCGCCAGCTTCCCGAGGTCCAGGACGCCGACCTCATCCTGGAATCGGAGCCCAAGGACTCGGCCGCGGCGATCGGCCTTGCCGCCGCCATCCTGCACGAGCGCGACCCCGACACCATCATGGGATCCTTCGCCGCCGACCAGGTCATCAGCCCCGACCACCTCTTCCAGGAAGCCGTCCGGGAGGCAATCCACACGGCGGCCGCCGGCAAGATCGTGACCATCGGCATCAAGCCCACGCACCCGTCAACCGGATTCGGCTACATCCGCTCCGGCAAGTCGCTGCACATCGACGGAGCGCCCAGCGCCCACGATGTTGTGGAGTTCGTCGAAAAGCCCGACGAAGTGGTGGCCCAGCAGTACGTGGACAGCGGTGACTACGTGTGGAACGCCGGCATGTTCGTGGCACCCGTGGCACTCATGCTCAAGCACCTTGAGGCCAACCAGCCGGAGCTGTTCAAGGGCCTGCAGGAAATCGCACGGGCCTGGGACACCCCCGAGCGTGACGAAGTCACTGCCCGGATCTGGCCCACCCTGCCCAAGATCGCCATCGATTACGCAGTGGCCGAGCCCGCCGCCGAAGCCGGGGACGTCGCCGTCGTGCCCGGGACCTTCCGGTGGGACGACGTTGGCGACTTCGCCTCCGTTGGCCGCCTCAACAGCGCCAAGGAAGTGGACGACGTCACCGTCCTGGGCGAAGGCGCGCGGGTATTCACCGAGAACTCGAGCGGTGTTGTGGTCACGGATACCAAGCGCGTTATCGCCCTGATCGGCATCCAGGATGTTGTCATCGTGGATACGCCCGACGCCCTGCTGGTCACCACCATGGCCAATTCCCAGCGGGTCAAGGCAGCGGTCGATGCCCTCAAAGCCAGCGGGGACACGGACGTCCTGTGA
- a CDS encoding extracellular solute-binding protein: MTHKVIQSLRKSTAILAAVALLGFTSACSSTPSNKAEDGPVEIRFSWWGNAGRADLTNKAIAEFEKANPNIKVKPEYGDIGGYFDKLATQVAANDAPDVITMGGAYPAEYANRGALLDLSTVNGSLDLSRMDQGALENGQVKGKQYGVSTGANALAIVVNPAVFAAAGVPLPDDGTWSWDDFAKIAADVTAHSPKGTYGTATVLTHDSLDAFARQRGESLYTQDGQLGLGKETVQDYFDYSLKLSGTGAAPSASETVEKLNVSTEQTLMGMGKAAMMLTWSNSLSALSKASGADLKLLKLPGETPTPGIWLQSSQFYTISARSKHTDAAAKLVSFLVNDQSAAKIIQSDRGVPSNADMRSAIKDMLTPQGKVEADYINQIGKMDFAPTYIGPTGSTAVSEITARINTDVLFKRLAPDKAAEQWISESKAAIGK, encoded by the coding sequence ATGACGCACAAAGTTATCCAAAGTCTTCGTAAATCAACTGCCATCCTGGCGGCCGTGGCACTGCTGGGTTTCACCTCCGCTTGCTCCAGCACCCCATCGAACAAGGCGGAGGACGGGCCTGTTGAAATCCGGTTTTCCTGGTGGGGCAACGCGGGCCGTGCCGACCTGACCAACAAGGCCATTGCCGAATTCGAGAAGGCCAATCCGAACATCAAGGTCAAGCCGGAGTACGGGGACATCGGCGGATACTTCGACAAGCTCGCCACCCAGGTAGCCGCCAACGATGCTCCCGATGTCATCACCATGGGCGGCGCCTATCCGGCGGAGTACGCCAACCGGGGTGCTTTGCTGGATTTGTCCACGGTGAACGGCTCACTGGATCTGTCCAGGATGGACCAGGGCGCATTGGAAAACGGCCAGGTCAAAGGCAAGCAATACGGGGTGTCCACCGGCGCCAACGCCCTGGCCATCGTCGTCAATCCGGCGGTGTTCGCAGCTGCGGGAGTGCCGCTGCCGGACGACGGTACCTGGAGCTGGGACGACTTCGCGAAAATCGCGGCGGATGTCACGGCACACAGTCCGAAGGGAACCTACGGAACCGCAACAGTGCTCACCCACGACTCCCTGGACGCTTTCGCCCGACAGCGGGGTGAATCGCTGTACACCCAGGACGGCCAGCTCGGGCTCGGCAAGGAAACTGTCCAGGACTACTTTGACTACTCGCTGAAATTGAGCGGGACCGGGGCGGCTCCAAGCGCCTCCGAGACCGTCGAGAAGCTCAACGTCAGCACCGAGCAAACGCTCATGGGCATGGGTAAAGCCGCCATGATGCTCACCTGGAGCAACTCACTGTCCGCCCTCAGCAAGGCCTCCGGCGCCGACCTCAAGCTGCTCAAGCTCCCGGGCGAAACGCCCACGCCCGGGATCTGGCTCCAGTCCTCGCAGTTCTACACCATCTCGGCCCGCAGCAAGCACACTGACGCTGCGGCAAAGCTCGTCAGCTTCCTGGTCAACGACCAATCGGCGGCCAAAATCATCCAGAGCGACAGGGGCGTTCCCAGCAACGCCGACATGCGCAGCGCCATCAAGGACATGCTCACACCGCAGGGCAAGGTGGAGGCCGACTACATCAACCAGATCGGCAAGATGGACTTCGCCCCCACCTACATCGGACCCACAGGCTCAACCGCCGTCTCCGAGATCACTGCCCGGATCAATACCGATGTCCTGTTCAAGCGGCTGGCGCCGGACAAGGCGGCAGAGCAGTGGATCAGCGAGAGCAAGGCCGCCATCGGCAAGTAG
- the trpS gene encoding tryptophan--tRNA ligase translates to MTSQTSQTAKKRILSGAKPTADSLHLGNYIGAVRNWVDMQAEYDAVFFVPDLHAITVDFEPGELAKRTRIVAAQYIAAGIDPDKSIFFVQSHVPEHAQLAWALNCITGFGEASRMTQFKDKTQKSGADSATLGLFAYPTLMAADILLYQSDLVPVGEDQRQHLELTRNLAQRFNTRFGQTFTVPEATIVKESAKIYDLQNPSAKMSKTGESPNGAIQLLEDPKIAAKRIKSAVTDAGTDIRFDAEEKPGVSNLLTIYSALTGKSVAELEAEYQGKMYGHLKVDLAEVVVDFITPIRNRTNELMADPAELDRLLALGADRAREIASVTLARVYERMGFLPSLSLAGVR, encoded by the coding sequence ATGACCAGCCAGACTTCCCAGACCGCCAAGAAGCGCATTCTCTCCGGAGCCAAGCCAACCGCCGATTCCCTGCACCTGGGCAACTACATCGGGGCCGTGCGCAACTGGGTGGACATGCAGGCAGAGTACGACGCCGTATTCTTTGTCCCGGACCTGCACGCCATCACGGTGGACTTCGAGCCCGGGGAACTTGCCAAGCGGACCCGCATCGTCGCGGCGCAGTACATCGCGGCCGGCATCGACCCGGACAAGAGCATCTTCTTTGTCCAGTCCCACGTCCCCGAGCACGCCCAGCTTGCCTGGGCACTGAACTGCATCACCGGCTTTGGCGAGGCATCGCGGATGACCCAGTTCAAGGACAAGACCCAGAAGTCCGGAGCAGATTCCGCCACGCTGGGCCTGTTCGCCTACCCCACGCTGATGGCCGCGGACATCCTGCTCTACCAGAGCGACCTCGTACCCGTGGGGGAGGACCAGCGTCAGCACCTTGAGTTGACCCGGAACCTGGCCCAGCGTTTCAACACGCGGTTTGGCCAGACCTTCACGGTGCCCGAGGCAACGATCGTCAAGGAGAGCGCCAAGATCTACGACCTCCAGAACCCCAGCGCCAAGATGTCCAAGACGGGGGAGTCGCCCAACGGTGCCATCCAGCTGCTGGAAGATCCCAAGATTGCGGCCAAGCGCATCAAGTCTGCGGTCACCGACGCCGGCACGGATATCCGTTTTGACGCCGAGGAAAAGCCCGGCGTGTCCAACCTGCTGACCATCTATTCCGCCCTCACCGGCAAGTCGGTCGCCGAGCTGGAAGCCGAGTACCAGGGGAAGATGTACGGCCATCTCAAGGTGGACCTCGCCGAGGTGGTGGTGGACTTCATCACCCCGATCCGCAACCGTACCAACGAGCTCATGGCTGATCCCGCCGAGCTCGACCGGTTGCTGGCCCTGGGCGCCGACCGGGCCCGCGAGATCGCGTCGGTCACCCTGGCACGGGTGTACGAGCGCATGGGCTTCCTGCCCTCCCTCAGCCTCGCTGGAGTCCGCTAG
- a CDS encoding succinate dehydrogenase iron-sulfur subunit → MTAEIAEPASKVELPAGVGGGGEIPTFDVHLRVRRYNPEVSEEATWDDFHLTMYGTDRVLDALHKVKWETDGTLSFRRSCAHGVCGSDAMRINGRNRLACKTLLKDLDTSKPITVEPIKGLPVEKDLIVDMEPFFQSYREVMPFLINKGHEPTRERLQSAEDRERFDDTTKCILCAACTSSCPVFWTDGQYFGPAAIVNAHRFIFDSRDDAGDMRLEILNDKEGVWRCRTTFNCTEACPRGIQVTQAIAEVKQAILARKI, encoded by the coding sequence ATGACCGCTGAAATCGCTGAGCCAGCCTCAAAGGTTGAACTGCCCGCCGGCGTTGGCGGGGGCGGGGAAATCCCCACGTTCGATGTCCACCTGCGGGTCCGCCGGTACAACCCGGAGGTTTCCGAGGAAGCCACCTGGGATGACTTCCACCTCACCATGTACGGCACGGACCGCGTCCTGGACGCCCTCCACAAGGTGAAGTGGGAAACGGACGGAACCCTCTCCTTCCGTCGCTCCTGCGCCCACGGCGTGTGCGGGTCCGATGCCATGCGCATCAACGGCCGCAACCGCCTCGCGTGCAAGACGCTGCTGAAGGACCTGGACACGTCCAAGCCCATCACGGTGGAGCCCATCAAGGGCCTGCCGGTGGAGAAGGACCTGATCGTGGACATGGAGCCGTTCTTCCAGTCCTACCGCGAGGTCATGCCCTTCCTGATCAACAAGGGCCACGAGCCCACCCGGGAGCGCCTGCAGTCCGCGGAGGACCGTGAGCGCTTTGACGACACCACCAAGTGCATCCTGTGTGCCGCGTGCACGTCCTCCTGCCCGGTGTTCTGGACGGACGGGCAGTACTTCGGCCCCGCAGCGATCGTCAATGCCCACCGTTTCATCTTTGATTCCCGTGATGACGCCGGCGACATGCGCCTGGAGATCCTCAATGACAAGGAAGGCGTGTGGCGCTGCCGCACCACCTTCAACTGCACGGAGGCGTGCCCCCGCGGCATCCAGGTCACCCAGGCCATCGCAGAGGTCAAGCAGGCCATCCTCGCCCGCAAGATCTAG
- a CDS encoding YihY/virulence factor BrkB family protein → MFTARLNVLRPMRAFRHYGLHYGPLMSAGIGFNMFFSITGLLATGFSVAGLVLRGQPALLDTIISSVARSAPGLLKVNGGEGLVDPKDLLDPSGLGWTAVISAVVTVVTSLGWINGLRNGLRGIVELPPLVVNPILLKLRDAGTLLLLGVALVISAGASLVFGTAAGWVADFLHLSDALAGPLTTSVKIVVPLVLNWVTAMIMFRLAAGLKLSRQALLEGTILAAVGTTVLQIFSTELLGGASRNPILAPFAIIIGLLIWFNLVSQVYLVSAGWSAVRQADLASDGKPRKTILGARRATPQT, encoded by the coding sequence TTGTTCACTGCCCGGCTGAACGTCCTGCGGCCCATGCGGGCGTTCAGGCACTACGGCCTCCATTACGGGCCGCTGATGAGCGCCGGCATCGGCTTCAACATGTTCTTCTCCATCACCGGCCTGCTGGCTACCGGCTTTTCCGTTGCGGGCCTGGTCCTCCGCGGCCAGCCGGCATTGCTGGACACCATCATCAGCAGCGTGGCCAGGAGCGCCCCGGGCCTGCTGAAGGTCAACGGCGGCGAAGGCCTGGTGGACCCCAAGGACCTGCTTGACCCCAGCGGACTCGGCTGGACGGCCGTGATCAGCGCCGTGGTCACGGTGGTTACCTCGCTCGGCTGGATCAACGGCCTCCGGAACGGACTCCGCGGCATCGTCGAGTTGCCTCCGCTGGTGGTCAATCCCATCCTGCTCAAGCTGCGGGACGCCGGGACCCTCCTGCTGCTGGGCGTAGCCTTGGTGATCAGTGCAGGCGCGTCGCTGGTGTTCGGCACCGCCGCCGGCTGGGTGGCGGATTTCCTGCATCTCAGCGATGCCCTCGCCGGCCCGCTGACCACGTCCGTCAAGATCGTGGTGCCATTGGTCCTCAACTGGGTCACAGCGATGATCATGTTCCGGTTGGCTGCCGGGTTGAAGCTTTCCCGCCAGGCCCTGCTCGAGGGCACCATCCTTGCTGCCGTGGGCACCACCGTCCTGCAGATCTTCAGCACGGAACTGCTGGGCGGTGCCAGCCGAAACCCCATCCTGGCACCGTTTGCCATCATCATCGGCCTGCTCATCTGGTTCAACTTGGTCAGCCAGGTCTATCTCGTTTCCGCGGGATGGTCAGCGGTGCGCCAGGCCGATCTCGCCTCCGATGGCAAACCCCGCAAGACGATCCTTGGTGCCCGCCGCGCGACACCCCAAACCTGA
- the sdhA gene encoding succinate dehydrogenase flavoprotein subunit, giving the protein MQVHKYDVVIVGAGGAGMRAAIESGQRARTAVLTKLYPTRSHTGAAQGGMCAALANVEEDNWEWHTFDTVKGGDYLVDQDAAEVMAKEAIDAVLDLEKMGLPFNRTPEGRIDQRRFGGHTRDHGKAPVRRACYAADRTGHMILQTLYQNCVKHNVEFYNEYYVLDLLTVEEDAVREDGTPFKQKRVAGVVSYDLASGELHVFQAKSVVFASGGAGKVFKTTSNAHTLTGDGMGIAFRRGIPLEDMEFFQFHPTGLAGLGILLSEAARGEGAILRNSEGERFMERYAPTIKDLAPRDIVARSMANEVREGRGCGPNKDYVLLDLTHLEPAHIDAKLPDITEFARTYLGVEPYTEPVPVFPTAHYAMGGIPTNITTEVLQDNDTVVPGLYAAGEVACVSVHGSNRLGTNSLLDINVFGKRAGVAAAEYAKTADFVELPENPLAYTTELLDIARNGTGEEKVAQIRKELQDTMDANMQVFRTADTLNQVLRDIASFEERYKHINVQDKGKRFNLDLLEAVELGFLLELAKVMTVAALHREESRGGHFREDFPERDDEKFMKHSMAYKDDHAPADGSAESIAGIRLATKPVVFTRYEPMVRKY; this is encoded by the coding sequence ATGCAGGTCCATAAGTACGACGTCGTCATCGTCGGTGCCGGTGGCGCTGGCATGCGCGCCGCGATCGAGTCCGGTCAGCGCGCGCGCACAGCAGTACTGACCAAGCTCTACCCCACCCGCTCGCACACGGGTGCGGCACAGGGTGGCATGTGTGCAGCCCTTGCCAATGTCGAGGAAGACAACTGGGAATGGCACACGTTCGACACCGTCAAGGGCGGCGACTACCTGGTTGACCAGGACGCTGCCGAGGTCATGGCCAAGGAAGCCATCGACGCCGTGCTGGACCTCGAGAAGATGGGCCTGCCCTTCAACCGCACGCCCGAGGGACGCATCGACCAGCGGCGCTTCGGCGGCCACACCCGCGACCACGGCAAGGCTCCTGTCCGCCGTGCCTGCTACGCCGCAGACCGCACCGGCCACATGATCCTGCAGACCCTGTACCAAAACTGCGTCAAGCACAACGTTGAGTTCTACAACGAGTACTATGTCCTGGACCTGCTGACGGTCGAAGAGGACGCTGTCCGCGAGGACGGCACGCCCTTCAAGCAGAAGCGCGTGGCCGGCGTCGTGTCCTACGATCTCGCCTCCGGTGAACTGCACGTCTTCCAGGCAAAGTCCGTGGTGTTCGCCTCCGGCGGCGCCGGCAAGGTCTTCAAGACCACCTCCAATGCACACACCCTCACGGGCGACGGCATGGGCATCGCCTTCCGCCGCGGCATCCCGCTGGAGGACATGGAATTCTTCCAGTTCCACCCCACCGGCCTTGCCGGCCTGGGCATCCTGCTCTCTGAAGCCGCCCGTGGTGAAGGTGCCATCCTGCGCAACTCCGAGGGTGAGCGCTTCATGGAGCGTTACGCCCCCACCATCAAGGACCTGGCACCCCGTGACATCGTGGCCCGCTCCATGGCCAACGAGGTCCGTGAAGGCCGCGGCTGCGGTCCGAACAAGGATTACGTCCTCCTGGACCTGACCCACCTGGAGCCGGCGCACATCGATGCCAAGCTCCCGGACATCACGGAGTTCGCCCGGACCTACCTCGGCGTGGAACCGTACACCGAGCCCGTACCGGTGTTCCCCACCGCCCACTACGCCATGGGCGGCATCCCCACCAACATCACCACGGAGGTCCTGCAGGACAACGACACCGTGGTGCCGGGCCTCTACGCTGCCGGTGAAGTGGCCTGCGTGTCCGTCCACGGCTCCAACCGCCTGGGCACCAACTCCCTGCTGGACATCAACGTGTTCGGCAAGCGCGCCGGCGTGGCCGCCGCAGAGTACGCCAAGACCGCCGATTTCGTGGAGCTGCCGGAGAACCCGCTGGCCTACACCACCGAACTGCTGGACATTGCCCGCAACGGCACCGGCGAGGAAAAGGTGGCCCAGATCCGCAAGGAACTGCAAGACACCATGGACGCCAACATGCAGGTGTTCCGCACGGCGGATACCCTGAACCAGGTGTTGCGCGACATCGCTTCCTTCGAGGAGCGGTACAAGCACATCAACGTCCAGGACAAGGGCAAGCGCTTTAATCTGGACCTGCTCGAGGCCGTTGAGCTCGGCTTCCTGCTGGAATTGGCCAAGGTCATGACCGTGGCCGCCCTGCACCGCGAGGAATCCCGGGGCGGGCACTTCCGCGAGGACTTCCCCGAGCGTGACGACGAGAAATTCATGAAGCACTCCATGGCGTACAAGGATGACCATGCGCCGGCCGACGGATCGGCGGAATCAATCGCCGGCATCCGCCTCGCCACCAAGCCGGTTGTCTTTACCCGCTACGAGCCGATGGTGAGGAAGTACTAA
- a CDS encoding alpha/beta hydrolase: MSRSEKVSFAGSTGETLSGIVDVPEGPVKGWGVFSHGFTLGKDSPSASRMCKALADSGIGMLRFDNLGLGGSAGEWSEGSFSHKVADTVKAAEFMRAEGREISLLVGHSFGGAAVLAAAREIPELDAVATVGAPFSPKHVAHVFDAALDRILSEGSAEVDLGGKRVEIRRHFVEDLENADLTDCIRQLHKPLMVLHSPTDNTVGIENASTIFQTARHPRNFVSLEGSDHLLTGKGQAARAARIIAAWADQYLDA; this comes from the coding sequence TTGTCCCGCTCCGAAAAAGTATCCTTTGCAGGCTCAACCGGCGAGACGCTGTCCGGAATTGTCGACGTCCCGGAGGGTCCCGTCAAGGGCTGGGGAGTCTTTTCGCACGGATTCACCCTGGGCAAGGACAGCCCCTCCGCTTCCCGGATGTGCAAGGCACTGGCAGACAGCGGCATCGGTATGCTGCGGTTCGACAACCTGGGCCTGGGCGGCTCCGCCGGCGAGTGGTCCGAAGGATCGTTCAGCCACAAAGTGGCTGATACCGTGAAGGCCGCCGAGTTCATGCGCGCGGAGGGAAGAGAGATCTCGCTGTTGGTGGGACATTCCTTTGGCGGTGCCGCCGTGCTGGCAGCCGCGCGTGAGATTCCCGAGCTCGACGCCGTGGCGACAGTAGGCGCGCCCTTCTCCCCCAAGCACGTGGCACACGTTTTTGATGCCGCCCTCGACAGGATCCTCAGCGAGGGCAGCGCGGAGGTCGACCTGGGCGGGAAGCGGGTGGAGATCCGCCGTCACTTCGTGGAGGACCTGGAGAACGCCGACCTGACTGACTGCATCCGCCAGCTGCACAAGCCGCTGATGGTGCTGCACTCCCCCACCGACAACACGGTGGGGATTGAGAACGCCAGCACGATCTTCCAGACCGCCCGGCACCCCCGCAATTTTGTCTCCCTCGAGGGAAGCGACCACCTGCTGACCGGCAAGGGCCAGGCAGCCCGCGCCGCCCGGATCATCGCGGCCTGGGCCGATCAGTACCTCGACGCCTGA